The Firmicutes bacterium HGW-Firmicutes-1 genome includes a window with the following:
- a CDS encoding ATP-dependent RecD-like DNA helicase, which translates to MVVVDGIVEEIIYRNDSNGYTIITVATDSEEITIVGTLFHVAIGERIRASGTYTSHPIYGMQLKVEQFQSFMPEEIAAMERYLASGVIKGIGPSLAKRLIDQFGLDTFKVIEEQTEVLAQVKGISEKKAQEITSVFYEQKKMRQVIIFLQEFGISLTYAIKIYGEYKEKTVETVKNNPYQLAEDIHGIGFKMADSIAFRIGIDRFSAERIMAGIKYILGQSSLDGHLFLEKETLIVQAAALLGVEAESTENALTQLHLKQHLLISSRNGIEIVYLITYYLMEKYIANHLLDLSSFKHPTDKNIENELVEIEKTHEIFLDAKQKKAIIEAMNCGVLVITGGPGTGKTTTINAIIEGFENRGLEVLLAAPTGRAAKRMTETTGKEAKTIHRLLEITFGKDELHQRFERNEEYPLECDVVIIDEASMMDVTLTYHLLKAIVPGTRLILVGDKDQLPSVGPGNILKDIIKSEFIPTAILDKIFRQAMESDIILNAHKINSGEHFPLKGSNKDFFFIARSNAHHIIDEIVSLVKIRLPKFTGCTSHDGIQILTPMRKGLLGVEHLNGELQRAINPYSKDKKEKEFRKIVFREGDKVMQIRNNYNISWEIVSKYNYTVEEGLGVFNGDVGKIIEVNHYSEKIKVKFDDEKLVEYDFTNLDELELAYAITIHKSQGSEYPVVILPMFSGPPMLLTRNLLYTAVTRAKAYVVVVGMEEVLKKMIDNNREIGRNSTLDQMLRDVFSL; encoded by the coding sequence ATGGTAGTAGTAGATGGAATTGTAGAAGAAATTATATATAGAAACGATAGCAACGGTTATACGATTATAACCGTTGCTACTGATTCGGAAGAAATCACTATAGTTGGAACTTTGTTTCATGTAGCCATTGGAGAACGGATTAGAGCCAGTGGAACCTATACATCACATCCCATCTATGGAATGCAGCTTAAAGTTGAACAATTTCAAAGCTTTATGCCAGAAGAAATAGCGGCAATGGAACGCTATCTTGCATCTGGCGTTATTAAAGGTATCGGCCCCTCATTAGCCAAACGGCTTATTGATCAATTTGGCTTAGATACCTTTAAAGTAATTGAGGAACAAACAGAAGTTTTAGCCCAGGTAAAAGGCATTAGTGAGAAAAAAGCGCAAGAGATTACTTCTGTATTTTATGAACAAAAGAAAATGCGACAGGTAATCATCTTCCTTCAAGAATTTGGGATATCCTTAACCTATGCAATTAAAATATATGGAGAATATAAAGAGAAGACAGTTGAAACAGTGAAAAACAATCCATATCAATTGGCAGAGGATATTCATGGAATTGGTTTTAAGATGGCAGATTCTATAGCTTTTCGTATTGGAATAGATCGATTCTCAGCAGAGAGAATTATGGCTGGAATAAAATATATCTTAGGTCAATCTTCTTTAGATGGGCATTTGTTCTTAGAAAAAGAAACCTTAATAGTACAAGCAGCTGCACTTTTAGGTGTAGAGGCAGAGAGTACTGAAAATGCTTTAACCCAGTTGCATCTGAAGCAGCATCTCCTAATAAGTAGTAGAAACGGAATAGAAATTGTATATTTAATAACCTATTATTTAATGGAAAAATATATTGCAAACCATTTATTAGATTTGAGTAGCTTTAAGCACCCTACTGATAAAAATATTGAAAATGAACTTGTTGAAATAGAAAAAACACATGAAATATTTTTAGATGCTAAACAAAAGAAAGCAATCATTGAGGCAATGAATTGTGGAGTATTGGTTATTACTGGTGGACCAGGAACTGGTAAAACGACAACAATAAATGCAATCATAGAAGGTTTTGAAAATAGAGGTTTAGAAGTATTATTAGCTGCTCCTACAGGTAGAGCGGCAAAAAGAATGACAGAAACAACTGGTAAAGAAGCAAAGACCATACATAGACTTCTTGAAATAACCTTTGGTAAGGATGAGCTACATCAAAGATTCGAACGAAATGAAGAATATCCGCTAGAATGTGATGTTGTTATTATAGATGAAGCATCTATGATGGATGTAACCTTAACCTATCATTTGCTCAAGGCAATTGTACCAGGTACAAGGTTGATATTGGTAGGCGATAAAGATCAGCTACCTTCTGTTGGACCGGGAAATATTTTGAAAGATATCATTAAATCAGAATTCATTCCAACAGCCATTCTTGATAAAATATTTAGACAAGCAATGGAAAGTGATATCATTTTAAATGCACATAAAATTAATTCTGGTGAACATTTCCCGTTAAAAGGGAGTAACAAGGACTTCTTCTTTATAGCAAGAAGCAATGCACATCATATCATCGATGAGATTGTATCCTTAGTGAAGATAAGACTACCTAAGTTTACAGGATGTACTAGTCATGATGGTATTCAAATATTAACGCCAATGAGAAAGGGTCTACTTGGAGTAGAACATCTTAACGGTGAACTACAAAGAGCGATCAATCCATACTCAAAAGACAAAAAAGAAAAGGAATTTAGAAAGATTGTTTTTAGAGAAGGGGATAAAGTAATGCAAATCCGCAACAATTACAATATTAGTTGGGAGATTGTGAGCAAATACAATTATACAGTTGAAGAAGGCTTAGGTGTATTTAATGGTGATGTTGGTAAAATAATTGAAGTGAATCATTACAGTGAAAAGATAAAGGTGAAATTTGATGATGAAAAGCTAGTGGAATATGATTTTACGAACTTGGATGAGTTAGAATTAGCCTATGCAATTACCATTCACAAATCACAGGGCAGTGAGTACCCAGTAGTGATTTTACCTATGTTCTCTGGCCCCCCCATGTTACTTACTAGGAACTTGTTGTATACGGCAGTAACAAGAGCAAAGGCGTATGTAGTGGTTGTTGGCATGGAAGAGGTTTTGAAAAAAATGATAGATAATAATAGAGAAATTGGTAGGAACTCTACCTTAGACCAAATGCTTAGAGATGTTTTTAGTTTATAA
- a CDS encoding amidophosphoribosyltransferase, producing MEGVVRKAMNKAISIVYPKRCLFCDEVLSFGEKKPICAECKPDATWVTGDICKKCGKPLECHRLDLCYDCSRKVKYYNEGRGMWVYEDSVKKAIHKYKYGNRKGYGKAFAEELYQFYVNNIHWDIDCITSVPLHPAKLKERSFNQSALIADILGERLDIGVDNYLLSRTKNTIPQKDLTDSERILNVMDAFSINILSSSTGKNILIVDDIYTTGSTINSCAKILKTYGAYKVYFLTVAIGKGL from the coding sequence ATGGAGGGTGTTGTAAGAAAAGCAATGAATAAAGCAATCAGTATCGTCTATCCCAAAAGATGCTTATTTTGCGATGAAGTTCTATCCTTTGGCGAAAAAAAACCGATTTGTGCAGAGTGTAAACCTGATGCAACATGGGTTACAGGAGATATCTGCAAGAAATGTGGTAAGCCACTGGAGTGCCATCGATTGGATTTGTGTTATGATTGTTCGAGAAAGGTTAAGTATTATAATGAAGGACGTGGAATGTGGGTATATGAGGATTCGGTGAAAAAAGCTATTCACAAGTACAAGTACGGTAATCGTAAGGGGTATGGTAAAGCCTTTGCAGAAGAATTATATCAATTCTATGTAAATAATATTCATTGGGATATTGATTGCATTACATCGGTGCCGTTGCACCCTGCAAAGCTAAAAGAAAGATCATTTAATCAATCAGCACTTATTGCCGATATACTAGGTGAAAGGCTTGATATAGGAGTCGACAATTATCTGCTATCAAGGACAAAAAATACGATTCCTCAAAAGGATTTAACAGATTCAGAGAGAATACTAAATGTAATGGATGCTTTTTCAATTAACATTTTATCTTCTAGTACAGGGAAAAATATATTAATTGTAGACGACATATATACAACCGGCAGCACGATAAACAGCTGTGCAAAGATACTTAAAACTTATGGTGCTTACAAAGTATATTTTTTGACGGTAGCTATAGGAAAAGGGCTCTAA
- a CDS encoding flagellar protein codes for MDIKNCIKCMKLFNYVSGPSICQSCRKSIDDQFKEVRLYIRKNPKSSIAEVAEVNDVDIKQIRQWIREEKLLFSEDSAIGIECEVCGKTIRTGRYCDGCKAEMANNLGAAIKRPEVKEENPYENKDTSSKMRFLNKDK; via the coding sequence ATGGATATCAAAAATTGTATAAAATGTATGAAACTCTTCAATTATGTATCGGGACCATCAATATGTCAAAGTTGCCGAAAGTCAATTGATGATCAATTCAAAGAAGTAAGGCTTTATATCAGAAAAAATCCAAAGTCAAGCATAGCTGAGGTTGCGGAAGTAAATGACGTTGATATCAAGCAAATTAGACAATGGATAAGAGAAGAAAAACTTTTGTTTTCTGAGGATTCAGCAATAGGAATAGAATGCGAAGTATGCGGCAAGACTATAAGAACAGGTAGATACTGTGATGGTTGCAAAGCCGAAATGGCTAACAATCTCGGCGCAGCGATTAAAAGACCAGAAGTTAAAGAGGAAAACCCGTACGAGAACAAGGATACAAGTAGTAAAATGAGATTTTTAAATAAAGATAAGTGA
- the flgM gene encoding flagellar biosynthesis anti-sigma factor FlgM, which yields MRINGINNVNNIYKSNKTNKAYSASGVSTSKDTLAISNFAKELQVATQAVNNAPDIRQSKVDEIKQQMEAGKYNISASQLADKLLNKNFE from the coding sequence ATGAGGATTAACGGTATTAACAATGTAAACAATATTTACAAAAGCAACAAAACAAACAAAGCATATTCAGCTTCTGGTGTATCAACATCAAAGGATACTTTAGCGATTTCTAATTTTGCAAAAGAGCTACAAGTTGCGACTCAAGCTGTAAACAATGCGCCTGACATACGTCAATCAAAGGTTGATGAGATTAAGCAACAAATGGAAGCTGGTAAGTATAATATTTCAGCTTCACAACTTGCAGACAAACTGTTAAACAAAAACTTTGAATAA
- a CDS encoding flagellar protein FlgN: MTVASLIEELFCVLEEETGCYKTLLDMADNKKDVIIKGDVPSLQEITKIEQELAGHILRLEKKRIQNIEDICLVLNKNPEEITINRLVDILLGEEKDRLRKINENLIVILSELQLFNETNSKLIQQSLEFIDFTVNAVQSTTSISTGNRYQAKGHRSDEFQGRNFFDAKQ; the protein is encoded by the coding sequence ATTACAGTGGCGAGCTTAATTGAAGAATTATTTTGTGTATTAGAAGAGGAAACAGGATGTTATAAAACTCTTCTTGATATGGCAGATAATAAAAAGGATGTTATTATTAAAGGAGATGTGCCTAGCCTACAGGAAATCACAAAGATTGAGCAAGAATTGGCTGGGCATATTTTGCGTCTTGAAAAAAAAAGAATTCAAAATATTGAGGACATTTGTTTGGTCTTAAATAAAAATCCTGAAGAAATAACTATAAATAGACTAGTAGACATTTTACTTGGTGAAGAAAAAGATAGGCTTCGAAAAATCAATGAAAACTTGATTGTGATATTATCAGAGCTTCAACTTTTCAACGAAACTAATTCTAAACTCATTCAACAATCTCTAGAATTTATAGATTTTACAGTCAACGCAGTACAAAGCACTACATCAATTTCTACAGGAAATAGATATCAAGCGAAAGGCCATAGATCTGATGAATTCCAAGGTAGAAATTTCTTTGATGCAAAGCAATAA
- a CDS encoding flagellar hook-associated protein FlgK, giving the protein MSSISSLSAAVSALMSSQTALNTTAHNLANVNTPGYVRQQVLMKDNSYMNLGQNGTTGFYVGLGVDVQQIRQIRDRFLDQAYRQENSRQGFYAAQNNAIEEIETILGETEGESFSKVLNNLWQSLNEISKNPDGLETRGALVQNAVLFINRANLISNQLNSYQDNMNSQVMDMVKEINHIGEQINDLNGIIVKAELSGGQANDYRDQRNSLIDKLSTMVDVNYKEDLKGNVLVQIEGMEFVSIGGYNKMGIAAAEPFSTLVKPIWTHLSGTNNDVFDYATPINTENDNDKGKLKGLLLGRGTRAANYTDMQNLATYQSNIKPSIIMNAQAQFDNLVHGVVTMMNNVIAPNIEILPATVPPTYELDTVNAPYGLDGSQGIELFSRKSMTRYTAGVYNDEDPANTYSLYSAGNIAVNQAILDDYDKICLSGTMMDLSDNTFIQKMITKWQEPFSAIEPGLTSKLNFNAYYNDYISVIGNNGNSVYNKMSNQEQMVIQINNQRSSRMEVSSDEELSNMIKFQHAYNAAAKVVSTLDQMMEQVVKSTGLVGR; this is encoded by the coding sequence ATGTCGTCAATAAGCAGTTTATCAGCAGCGGTTTCGGCGCTCATGTCAAGCCAAACTGCTCTCAATACAACAGCACATAACTTAGCAAATGTAAATACACCGGGATATGTAAGACAACAGGTATTAATGAAAGACAATAGCTACATGAACCTTGGGCAAAATGGTACAACGGGATTTTATGTCGGACTAGGTGTAGATGTCCAACAAATAAGACAAATAAGAGACCGTTTTTTAGATCAAGCCTATAGACAAGAAAATTCAAGGCAAGGTTTTTATGCAGCTCAAAACAATGCAATTGAAGAAATTGAAACTATTTTAGGTGAAACGGAAGGCGAAAGCTTTTCAAAAGTTCTTAATAATTTATGGCAATCTTTAAATGAGATATCAAAAAATCCAGATGGATTAGAAACAAGAGGCGCATTGGTTCAAAATGCAGTCCTTTTTATAAATAGAGCCAATTTAATTTCCAACCAGTTGAATTCTTATCAAGATAATATGAACTCACAGGTCATGGATATGGTAAAAGAAATCAATCATATAGGCGAACAAATTAATGATTTGAATGGAATTATAGTTAAAGCGGAGCTTAGTGGCGGACAAGCCAATGATTATAGAGACCAACGAAACTCCCTTATAGATAAACTATCAACAATGGTTGATGTTAATTATAAGGAGGACCTTAAGGGTAACGTGTTGGTACAAATTGAAGGAATGGAATTTGTTTCAATTGGCGGGTACAATAAAATGGGGATAGCAGCAGCAGAACCATTTAGTACTTTAGTTAAGCCAATATGGACACATTTAAGTGGTACCAATAATGATGTGTTTGATTATGCAACACCAATCAATACAGAAAATGACAATGATAAGGGTAAATTAAAGGGCTTGCTACTAGGTAGAGGTACAAGAGCAGCAAACTACACAGATATGCAAAATCTTGCAACTTATCAAAGTAATATTAAACCTTCGATTATCATGAATGCACAAGCACAATTTGATAATTTAGTACATGGTGTAGTTACGATGATGAATAATGTTATTGCACCTAATATAGAGATATTACCTGCAACGGTGCCACCAACTTATGAATTAGATACGGTGAATGCGCCATATGGATTAGATGGTAGTCAAGGAATAGAACTATTCTCTAGAAAAAGTATGACTCGTTATACTGCAGGAGTCTATAATGATGAAGATCCTGCAAATACATATAGCCTATATTCAGCTGGCAATATAGCAGTGAATCAAGCTATTCTTGATGATTATGATAAAATCTGTTTAAGTGGTACGATGATGGATCTTTCAGACAATACCTTTATCCAAAAAATGATTACGAAATGGCAAGAACCATTTTCAGCCATTGAACCTGGATTAACTTCTAAATTAAACTTTAATGCGTACTACAATGATTACATATCCGTGATAGGAAACAACGGAAATTCAGTTTACAATAAAATGTCTAACCAAGAACAAATGGTTATTCAGATTAATAACCAACGAAGCTCTAGGATGGAAGTATCTTCTGATGAAGAGCTCAGCAATATGATTAAGTTTCAACATGCATATAATGCAGCAGCGAAGGTAGTTTCGACACTAGATCAAATGATGGAACAGGTTGTAAAAAGTACAGGGCTTGTAGGAAGATAA
- the flgK gene encoding flagellar hook-associated protein FlgK, producing the protein MRSSFFGLNVGIQGLYTAQSALNVTNHNISNAETKGYSRQYAEISAARALPDGPRGMVGTGSEVTGIKQTRSTYIDTKFWSMSTDLGQYKIKNEMLGQLELLFNEPSDTGYNTTMGDFYSALQTLSTNPAEDAMVVNFIDSSESFAEYFNNVGKQMVNSQREANFGVKTSVIQINVIAEQLAAINSQIGNLELNGVTANDLRDERVKLIDQLSEIVNIEAKELTDINGKKKFAVSINGQSLVYGNAVNRLVTVPRANLNNPEDDPDLYDINWESGARLYLNNSTTSGSLKGYLDVRDGNNSENFKGAVVSKTTGPPHLIVVDNISRHDIPSEGTFRIGSTVIEYTDISYNNATTPPQMTFTLAAAPPASVSALDKVEIGEAVGYKGVPHYIKKLNEFVRTMAQEFNTIHKQGNTNTGTELFNYEGFNGVPPLVETEANDFSYNQINIHNFSFSQKIVSDNSLLLTSYEGNGESASNLLVDLLNTKFDVDMFKKGKPDSFMQSLISELGIDSKQAQSFESGQANLTKLIENQRKSISSVDLNEETADMVRFQQAYNLSAKIISVMDEIYNVMINQLVR; encoded by the coding sequence ATGAGATCATCTTTTTTTGGACTGAATGTAGGTATACAAGGATTATATACAGCACAGTCAGCATTAAATGTTACAAACCATAATATTTCTAATGCAGAAACCAAAGGATATAGTAGACAGTATGCAGAGATTTCAGCTGCTAGAGCTTTACCTGATGGCCCTAGAGGTATGGTAGGTACAGGATCTGAGGTTACAGGAATTAAGCAAACAAGAAGTACTTATATCGATACCAAGTTTTGGAGCATGTCAACAGACTTAGGTCAGTATAAGATTAAAAATGAGATGTTAGGTCAGCTCGAACTCCTTTTCAATGAGCCTTCAGATACTGGTTATAACACAACAATGGGAGACTTTTATTCGGCATTGCAAACACTATCGACAAACCCAGCCGAAGATGCAATGGTAGTTAATTTTATTGATTCTTCAGAAAGTTTTGCAGAATATTTTAACAACGTTGGAAAACAAATGGTAAATAGCCAAAGAGAAGCAAATTTCGGAGTGAAAACCAGTGTTATTCAAATTAACGTCATTGCAGAACAATTAGCTGCGATTAATAGTCAAATTGGTAATCTAGAACTGAATGGTGTTACTGCCAATGATCTAAGAGATGAACGTGTTAAGTTGATTGACCAATTATCCGAAATAGTCAATATAGAAGCAAAAGAACTCACTGATATTAATGGAAAGAAGAAATTTGCAGTATCCATAAATGGACAAAGCTTAGTTTATGGAAATGCTGTTAACCGTCTTGTTACCGTTCCTAGAGCCAACCTTAATAATCCAGAGGATGATCCGGATTTGTATGATATTAATTGGGAATCGGGTGCAAGATTATATCTAAACAATAGTACAACCAGTGGTTCATTGAAAGGCTATCTTGATGTTAGAGATGGTAACAATAGTGAGAATTTTAAAGGGGCAGTTGTATCAAAAACTACGGGTCCTCCACATTTAATCGTGGTAGATAACATTTCAAGACATGATATTCCCAGTGAAGGTACTTTTAGAATAGGATCTACAGTAATTGAATATACAGATATAAGCTATAACAATGCTACCACTCCACCCCAGATGACATTTACCTTAGCGGCAGCTCCACCAGCAAGTGTTTCAGCATTAGATAAAGTTGAAATAGGAGAAGCAGTAGGTTATAAAGGGGTTCCTCATTACATAAAAAAACTCAATGAATTTGTAAGAACCATGGCCCAGGAATTTAATACAATTCACAAGCAAGGTAATACCAATACAGGAACCGAGTTATTTAATTATGAAGGATTTAATGGAGTGCCACCACTAGTAGAAACGGAAGCAAATGACTTCTCATACAATCAAATTAATATCCACAACTTTTCTTTTTCACAAAAAATTGTAAGTGATAATAGCCTACTGTTAACATCTTACGAAGGTAATGGGGAGAGTGCTAGCAACTTGCTTGTGGATTTACTCAATACAAAGTTTGATGTTGATATGTTTAAGAAGGGTAAGCCAGATAGCTTTATGCAATCATTGATCAGTGAGTTGGGGATTGATTCAAAGCAAGCACAAAGTTTTGAATCAGGCCAAGCCAATTTGACCAAGTTGATAGAAAACCAAAGAAAATCAATTTCAAGCGTCGATTTAAATGAAGAAACAGCTGACATGGTAAGATTTCAACAAGCCTATAATTTATCAGCAAAAATTATCAGTGTAATGGATGAAATATATAATGTAATGATAAACCAACTAGTTAGATAA
- the flgL gene encoding flagellar hook-associated protein 3, giving the protein MRITNSMMRSNSLWNINRNEELMSKYETQLSTGKKIQKPSDDPIVAVRALKFRTNVKEIAQYKTNSEDATSWLGVTEQALANTTKLLKRARDLCVQGSSDIFSTNDRNTIIAELNELKAQFVNEANVNYAGRYIFSGFKTDQPVTFTKTQNTVNYAITESIDAKNIEKFSTVVESGTPGKYVINDAYRVRLGYGDIASNITATIISPPTNITIDSTRLSTANDAYTPPAGQAYFLKDTGELIFNSDNVNGVAPAVPVPTTFDFAYNKINFEKGDLVPEQYHNCVNTTAIPNITYTKPKDEMVYQISYNQEITVNTMGNEVFTTDLARDFDEIINSVKNIMNDGTQKDSLKKDLLGNFFEGMLTKVDKHLNTVVREQSIIGSKMNRLELTINRLEDDNVNFTELLSLNENVNMTEAVINLKAQEIVYNASLASSSKLMQRTLMDFIN; this is encoded by the coding sequence ATGAGAATAACCAATTCAATGATGAGATCAAACTCTTTATGGAATATTAATAGAAATGAAGAACTCATGAGCAAATATGAAACGCAATTGTCAACAGGAAAGAAGATTCAGAAACCTTCAGATGACCCTATCGTTGCGGTTAGAGCTTTGAAGTTTAGAACCAATGTAAAAGAAATAGCTCAATATAAAACCAATTCTGAAGATGCAACATCTTGGTTAGGTGTTACGGAGCAAGCATTGGCGAATACGACTAAATTATTAAAAAGAGCCAGAGATTTATGTGTACAAGGTTCGTCAGATATTTTTTCCACAAACGATAGAAACACAATTATTGCTGAACTAAATGAGCTAAAGGCACAATTTGTAAACGAAGCGAATGTTAATTATGCAGGAAGATATATATTTTCTGGTTTTAAGACAGATCAGCCAGTAACTTTTACAAAAACTCAAAATACGGTAAATTATGCAATAACGGAAAGTATAGATGCAAAAAATATTGAAAAGTTTTCTACAGTTGTTGAATCGGGTACCCCAGGGAAATATGTGATAAATGATGCGTACAGAGTAAGATTAGGTTACGGGGATATCGCATCAAATATTACAGCGACCATTATTTCACCACCGACGAACATTACAATCGATTCAACTAGACTTTCAACAGCAAATGATGCATATACACCGCCAGCTGGTCAGGCATACTTTCTAAAAGATACAGGAGAACTCATTTTTAATAGTGATAACGTGAATGGTGTAGCACCAGCCGTACCAGTTCCTACCACTTTTGATTTTGCTTATAACAAAATCAACTTTGAAAAGGGTGACTTGGTGCCAGAACAGTATCATAATTGCGTTAATACAACTGCAATACCTAACATTACATATACAAAACCAAAGGATGAAATGGTATATCAAATTAGTTATAATCAAGAAATAACTGTCAATACAATGGGAAATGAAGTATTTACAACTGATTTAGCTAGAGACTTTGATGAAATCATTAATTCTGTAAAAAACATCATGAATGATGGAACACAAAAAGATTCTTTGAAAAAGGATTTATTAGGCAATTTTTTTGAAGGTATGTTAACTAAGGTAGATAAGCATCTTAATACTGTAGTGAGAGAACAATCAATCATTGGAAGTAAGATGAATCGATTAGAATTAACAATCAATAGATTAGAAGATGACAATGTTAATTTTACGGAATTATTATCCCTTAATGAAAATGTAAATATGACTGAAGCCGTTATTAACCTAAAGGCGCAAGAAATTGTGTACAATGCCTCTCTGGCTTCATCATCAAAACTAATGCAAAGAACTTTGATGGATTTTATTAACTAA
- a CDS encoding flagellar assembly protein FliW (binds to flagellin and appears to stabilize flagellin during flagella assembly), with product MIIKTKHFGEVEVDEENILEFPEGIFGFEEFRKFVILFDQEVEDSPFCWLQSLENQETALPVINPMSFFPEYNPEVAGELVEKIGEPIIEDINLFTVVVVPEDVKKMTTNLKAPILVNVKTKKGMQVIAHDDQYAIKHNLYEQIKNLQEAGE from the coding sequence ATGATAATTAAAACAAAACATTTTGGAGAAGTTGAAGTCGACGAAGAAAATATATTAGAATTTCCTGAGGGAATTTTTGGGTTTGAGGAATTTAGAAAGTTTGTAATCTTGTTTGATCAAGAAGTAGAGGACAGCCCATTTTGCTGGTTACAATCATTAGAAAATCAAGAGACAGCCTTGCCAGTAATCAATCCAATGAGCTTTTTTCCAGAGTACAATCCTGAAGTAGCGGGAGAACTCGTTGAAAAAATTGGTGAACCTATTATTGAAGACATTAATCTATTCACTGTTGTTGTAGTCCCAGAAGACGTTAAAAAGATGACAACCAACCTTAAGGCGCCTATTTTAGTGAACGTTAAGACGAAAAAAGGGATGCAAGTGATTGCTCATGATGATCAATATGCAATTAAACACAATCTATACGAACAAATAAAGAATTTACAGGAAGCAGGTGAATAG
- the csrA gene encoding carbon storage regulator, whose amino-acid sequence MLALSRKIQESIVIGDNIEITVLSISKDQVKLGISAPKSVPVHRKEIYIQIQEENKEAVKMDKNVIDQLKNL is encoded by the coding sequence ATGCTTGCTCTTTCTCGCAAAATACAAGAATCAATTGTTATTGGTGATAATATTGAAATTACGGTTCTATCCATTTCCAAAGATCAAGTGAAACTTGGGATTAGCGCACCTAAAAGCGTGCCTGTACATCGTAAGGAGATTTATATTCAGATTCAAGAAGAGAATAAAGAAGCTGTTAAAATGGATAAGAATGTAATTGATCAACTGAAAAACTTATAG
- a CDS encoding flagellar protein: MEVQVCKHCRRLYESVSGVNVCPNCYLALEADFKIVKQFIRSHPNASIFEVSESCKMDMEQIRQWIKDERIEYTKTSTVGIECEKCGAPIKTGRFCSVCKIDTVNTLKSAYIKKETVHAEEKDADNAKMRFLNKNHNKSNE; encoded by the coding sequence ATGGAAGTACAAGTCTGTAAGCATTGTCGAAGGCTCTATGAATCTGTTTCGGGAGTGAACGTGTGCCCAAATTGCTATCTTGCACTTGAGGCTGATTTTAAAATCGTGAAACAATTTATAAGAAGTCATCCGAATGCTTCCATTTTTGAGGTGTCTGAGTCTTGCAAGATGGATATGGAACAAATCAGACAATGGATTAAAGATGAACGCATTGAATATACGAAAACTTCCACTGTTGGAATTGAATGCGAAAAGTGTGGGGCCCCTATTAAAACCGGAAGGTTTTGTTCGGTGTGTAAAATTGATACGGTTAACACTCTTAAGTCAGCTTATATTAAGAAAGAAACTGTTCATGCTGAAGAAAAAGATGCGGATAATGCAAAAATGCGCTTTTTAAATAAAAATCATAATAAATCTAATGAATAA